A single window of Actinoallomurus bryophytorum DNA harbors:
- a CDS encoding carbohydrate-binding protein yields the protein MNDPKQNERRGQERGDLVGAFTRGAWQPSVQPQVGPRMLAGGIVLIVVAGAAFGAGAMTSYDHKRAAEERSRELALTSRYPSVDRAGRTGATTVPGVPRPSVDAPRGGIPSKRASRPDTPGRPGAEGPRTEPAPTPAPTGSPALTVPLKAPAGDGADDEKGADRAGGRRKVAERSSQQGGETAPHTLLTLPEPEKTPTPTERPDRSEWPTIRTGPPPTTPPQGGTRSAEHDAYSPIQAEALDRQSNLGTENTGDTGGGQNLAWISDGDWALYKGVGFGLDGARRFYGRVASGAAAGVSGRVEVRLDALSNAPVGGFAIANTGGWQTYGTVEADVRKVTGVHDVYLRFSSGQPGDFVNLHWFAFGH from the coding sequence TTGAACGATCCGAAGCAGAACGAACGTCGGGGCCAGGAACGCGGTGACCTCGTCGGCGCGTTCACCCGTGGTGCGTGGCAGCCGAGCGTGCAGCCGCAGGTCGGCCCGCGGATGCTCGCGGGCGGAATCGTGCTGATCGTGGTCGCGGGAGCGGCGTTCGGCGCCGGTGCGATGACGTCGTACGACCACAAGCGCGCCGCGGAAGAGCGCTCGCGAGAGCTGGCCCTGACCTCGCGGTACCCCAGCGTCGACCGGGCCGGCCGTACGGGCGCGACGACAGTGCCCGGAGTCCCGCGCCCGTCGGTCGACGCCCCGAGGGGCGGCATCCCGTCCAAGCGCGCCTCACGTCCGGACACGCCGGGCAGGCCCGGAGCGGAAGGGCCGCGCACCGAGCCGGCGCCGACCCCGGCCCCGACGGGCTCGCCGGCACTCACGGTGCCGCTGAAGGCCCCGGCCGGGGACGGTGCCGATGACGAGAAGGGTGCCGACCGCGCGGGGGGACGGCGAAAGGTCGCCGAGCGGAGCTCGCAGCAGGGCGGCGAGACCGCACCCCACACCCTGCTGACACTGCCGGAGCCGGAGAAGACCCCGACGCCGACGGAGAGGCCGGATAGGTCCGAGTGGCCGACGATTCGCACGGGGCCGCCTCCGACCACGCCCCCGCAGGGCGGCACTCGCAGCGCCGAGCACGACGCGTACAGCCCGATCCAGGCCGAAGCGCTCGATCGGCAGTCGAACCTGGGCACGGAGAACACCGGCGACACCGGCGGTGGCCAGAACCTCGCCTGGATCAGTGACGGTGACTGGGCGCTGTACAAGGGAGTCGGCTTCGGTCTCGATGGAGCGCGACGGTTTTACGGCCGGGTCGCGAGCGGCGCCGCCGCGGGAGTCAGCGGCCGGGTCGAGGTGCGGTTGGACGCCCTGTCGAACGCGCCGGTCGGCGGCTTCGCCATCGCCAACACGGGCGGCTGGCAGACCTACGGCACGGTCGAGGCCGATGTCCGCAAGGTGACCGGGGTGCACGACGTGTACCTGAGGTTCAGCAGTGGGCAGCCGGGCGACTTCGTCAACCTGCACTGGTTCGCCTTCGGCCACTGA
- a CDS encoding RICIN domain-containing protein, which yields MSEQNSTERQRQERAEFVDAFNKRAWQPGERPRQRLRFLAGGIAVIVAAGVAYGAGVLDHYDHRKAAKNRERELALTARAGQAPTPAPTSPYAMPWGTTTPSSKPPASPALPAPKPAEPGTKEKKRTVFKAESKGGRRPAGPKFSTARDLLLMNVVTGKCADVPGNGDGTMNGPVVQHTCRATAQDNQRWDLVVRKNGAGPNGADLFTIRNSKDGLCFDLRGSGAVDRVTEWRCASGGNQLWYLDEKHSGEFWIRDSGDGGKCLDVEGARAEDASLTAWPCDPKDDHLWVLKPAN from the coding sequence GTGAGCGAGCAGAATTCCACTGAACGCCAACGACAAGAGCGCGCCGAATTCGTCGACGCCTTCAACAAGCGCGCCTGGCAGCCGGGGGAGCGGCCCCGGCAGCGCCTGCGTTTCCTGGCGGGTGGTATCGCCGTGATCGTGGCGGCGGGCGTCGCGTACGGTGCCGGCGTCCTGGACCACTATGACCATCGGAAAGCGGCCAAAAACCGAGAGCGGGAACTGGCGCTGACGGCGCGCGCCGGTCAGGCGCCCACCCCGGCTCCGACATCGCCGTACGCCATGCCCTGGGGCACGACGACACCGAGTTCCAAGCCACCGGCTTCCCCGGCTCTCCCGGCTCCGAAGCCCGCCGAGCCGGGGACGAAGGAGAAAAAGCGGACGGTATTCAAGGCGGAGTCCAAGGGGGGACGGCGGCCTGCCGGCCCGAAGTTCAGCACCGCCCGTGATCTGCTGCTCATGAACGTGGTGACCGGCAAATGCGCCGACGTCCCCGGCAACGGCGACGGGACGATGAACGGCCCGGTGGTGCAACACACGTGCCGCGCGACGGCCCAGGACAACCAGCGCTGGGACCTCGTGGTGCGCAAGAACGGCGCCGGTCCGAACGGCGCGGACCTGTTCACGATCCGCAACAGCAAGGACGGCCTCTGCTTCGACCTGCGCGGCAGCGGAGCCGTCGATAGGGTGACCGAATGGCGCTGCGCCTCCGGCGGCAACCAGCTGTGGTACCTGGACGAAAAGCATTCAGGGGAGTTCTGGATCCGCGACTCGGGCGACGGCGGCAAGTGTCTCGACGTGGAAGGCGCCCGCGCTGAGGACGCCAGCTTGACCGCCTGGCCGTGCGACCCCAAGGACGACCACCTGTGGGTGCTCAAGCCTGCGAACTGA
- a CDS encoding FAD-dependent oxidoreductase: MSTPSIAIVGGGPSGLVLARILQMHGIESTVYEGDASADARSQGGSLDLHEESGQFALREAGLHERFLTLTHPEGETMRVLDKASTVFIHHEPEGGYGGRPEIDRTALRDLLIESLDPGRVAWGHKVTAARSLDDGRHELTFADGGSTTVDLLVGADGTWSKVRPLVSAVTPEYAGISYLELRLTDVRTRHPDSAALFGPGIMFALSDDKALIGHGGTDVHVGASLRVPKDWTATRGVDWSDAAAARALLLAEFADWSTELTDLIRNCDDTIVPRLIYALPTGHSWSRVPGVTLVGDAAHVMSPYAGEGANLALLDGAELALALVAHQDDIETALLEYETAMFPRAAAAAAGSAQGLDMCFAPDSPRAMVEFFAGDGVPVVR; the protein is encoded by the coding sequence ATGTCCACACCCTCCATCGCGATCGTCGGCGGCGGCCCCAGCGGCCTCGTCCTCGCCCGCATCCTGCAGATGCACGGCATCGAGTCCACGGTGTACGAAGGCGACGCCTCGGCCGACGCCCGCAGCCAGGGCGGCTCCCTCGACCTGCACGAGGAGTCCGGGCAGTTCGCGCTGCGCGAGGCCGGCCTCCACGAGCGGTTCCTCACGCTCACCCATCCCGAGGGTGAGACCATGCGCGTTCTGGACAAGGCCAGCACGGTCTTCATCCACCACGAGCCGGAGGGCGGCTACGGCGGCCGCCCCGAGATCGACCGGACCGCCCTGCGCGACCTGCTCATCGAATCCCTCGACCCCGGCCGCGTCGCCTGGGGCCACAAGGTCACCGCGGCCCGCTCGCTCGACGACGGCCGGCACGAGCTGACCTTCGCCGACGGCGGCAGCACCACCGTCGACCTGCTGGTCGGCGCGGACGGCACCTGGTCGAAGGTACGGCCCCTGGTCTCGGCGGTCACCCCGGAGTACGCCGGAATCTCCTACCTGGAGCTGCGCCTGACCGACGTCAGGACGCGTCATCCCGACTCGGCCGCCCTCTTCGGCCCCGGGATCATGTTCGCCCTCTCCGACGACAAGGCGCTGATAGGGCACGGCGGCACCGACGTTCACGTGGGCGCCTCACTGCGGGTGCCCAAGGACTGGACGGCCACCCGCGGCGTCGACTGGTCCGACGCGGCCGCCGCCCGCGCGCTCCTGCTCGCGGAGTTCGCCGACTGGAGCACGGAGCTGACCGACCTCATCCGCAACTGCGACGACACGATCGTCCCGCGCCTGATCTACGCCCTGCCGACCGGCCACTCCTGGTCGCGGGTCCCCGGTGTGACGCTCGTGGGCGACGCGGCGCACGTGATGTCGCCGTACGCCGGTGAGGGCGCCAACCTCGCCCTGCTCGACGGGGCCGAGCTGGCGCTGGCCCTCGTCGCGCACCAGGACGACATCGAGACGGCGCTCCTGGAGTACGAGACGGCCATGTTCCCCCGCGCCGCGGCCGCCGCCGCCGGGTCCGCCCAGGGACTGGACATGTGCTTCGCGCCGGACTCCCCGCGCGCCATGGTCGAGTTCTTCGCCGGAGACGGCGTGCCCGTGGTGCGCTGA
- a CDS encoding TetR/AcrR family transcriptional regulator, translated as MNADESGTTPRSRRERPAKPALTRQGIIDAALAILREEGLSKVTMRRIAATLDTGPSSLYVYVSNTEDLHAQILDVLLGTVTVSARGAGPWRDRLKALLNAYRDVLFEHPEIARMALSTQPSGPNYMALAEAILALLAEGGVTGRAAAWGLDLLLLVPTAAAVEHTGPRSAAQEAADLSALADQIRATDPARYPHITALGDELVSGDGASRSDWAFNVLVDGVLASLPRT; from the coding sequence ATGAACGCAGACGAGAGCGGCACGACACCTCGCAGCCGGCGGGAGCGGCCCGCAAAACCCGCCCTCACAAGGCAGGGCATCATCGACGCCGCGCTGGCGATCCTGCGTGAGGAGGGCCTGAGCAAGGTGACGATGCGCCGCATCGCCGCCACGCTCGACACCGGCCCCTCGTCGCTGTACGTCTACGTCAGCAACACCGAGGACCTGCACGCCCAGATCCTCGACGTCCTGCTCGGCACGGTCACCGTGTCCGCACGTGGAGCAGGCCCCTGGCGCGACCGGCTCAAGGCCCTGCTGAACGCCTACCGCGACGTGCTGTTCGAACACCCGGAGATCGCCCGAATGGCACTGTCCACCCAGCCCAGCGGCCCCAACTACATGGCGCTGGCCGAGGCGATCCTCGCCCTGCTCGCCGAGGGTGGCGTGACCGGTCGCGCGGCGGCGTGGGGTCTGGACCTGCTGCTGCTGGTTCCGACCGCGGCCGCCGTCGAGCACACCGGCCCGAGATCGGCGGCCCAGGAGGCCGCGGATCTGTCCGCGCTGGCGGATCAGATCCGGGCCACCGACCCGGCGCGCTATCCGCACATCACCGCGCTCGGCGACGAACTCGTCTCAGGCGACGGGGCGAGCCGTTCCGACTGGGCGTTCAACGTCCTGGTCGACGGAGTCCTGGCGTCCCTCCCCCGAACATGA
- a CDS encoding SAM-dependent methyltransferase — MSGQDPVSSPARTDSWSSKIDTSVAHPARRYDYWLGGKDNFAADRESGDAVAAAFPTVRTSAIENRRFLRRAVAYLAREAGLRQFLDVGTGIPTADNTHQVAQAIAPQSRIVYVDNDPIVLMHARALLTSTPEGATAYLDADLRDPGRILGDPQLARTIDLSRPVGLMLVAILHFVKDADDPYGAVSRLVSAMPSGSYLTITHATNDHMPPEILAAVGDADAQIPFQFRSREEFGRFLDGMDLVPPGIVSVAEWRAENEAGPRPSAAETAVYGAVARIP; from the coding sequence GTGAGCGGTCAGGATCCCGTCTCGTCGCCGGCACGCACGGATTCGTGGTCATCGAAGATCGACACGTCGGTAGCGCATCCGGCTCGCCGTTACGACTACTGGCTCGGGGGCAAGGACAACTTCGCGGCCGACCGGGAGTCCGGTGATGCCGTGGCCGCCGCGTTCCCCACCGTGCGGACCTCGGCCATCGAGAACCGCCGGTTCCTGCGCCGCGCGGTCGCCTACCTGGCGAGGGAGGCGGGGCTGCGTCAGTTCCTCGACGTCGGCACCGGGATTCCGACCGCCGACAACACCCACCAGGTCGCCCAGGCGATCGCCCCACAATCCCGGATCGTCTACGTCGACAACGATCCCATTGTCCTGATGCACGCGCGTGCTCTGCTGACGAGTACGCCCGAAGGGGCCACCGCCTACCTCGACGCCGACCTCCGCGACCCCGGCAGGATCCTCGGCGATCCGCAGCTCGCCCGCACCATCGACCTGTCGCGGCCGGTCGGGCTGATGCTGGTCGCGATCCTGCACTTCGTCAAGGACGCCGACGACCCGTACGGGGCGGTGTCCCGGCTCGTCTCGGCCATGCCGTCCGGCAGCTATCTGACCATCACCCACGCGACCAACGACCACATGCCGCCGGAGATCCTCGCGGCGGTCGGCGACGCCGACGCACAAATCCCGTTCCAGTTCCGCTCCCGTGAGGAGTTCGGCCGCTTCCTCGACGGAATGGACCTCGTACCGCCGGGCATCGTGTCCGTCGCCGAATGGCGGGCCGAGAACGAAGCCGGTCCCCGTCCCTCCGCGGCGGAGACCGCCGTGTACGGAGCGGTCGCCAGAATTCCCTGA
- a CDS encoding TolB family protein, which yields MGERPLDLTGRLLRLTVAGVIAAATAVATAGGAGAAPRAAAADGPGKIAYTSLTEEYGQGEQITVVDMATLTRTVLPTPDGYDSAEAPDISPDGSQIVFTAVKDYAAELWVMNIDGTGAHRITAFWDGRYNPRDEPAWMPDGTHVVFPAYDSQAGVNKLFEVGVAGGAAPEPLPVDGDVSTVDNLSVAPDGTIAYVTSPASSGYDVWLREPDGERHLLVRSARDPAFSADGSKIYLAKGGEADQIYSATRDGVLTQVTTDPHTHGAPAPSPDDQAVAYRKVSDCPRVYVLRAGVETRVSGETECMSGLSIDWR from the coding sequence ATGGGGGAACGACCGCTCGATCTGACGGGCCGGTTGCTCAGGCTGACCGTGGCCGGCGTCATCGCCGCCGCGACGGCGGTGGCGACGGCAGGCGGCGCCGGCGCGGCGCCACGGGCCGCGGCCGCCGACGGTCCGGGAAAGATCGCCTACACCTCGCTCACCGAGGAGTACGGCCAGGGCGAGCAGATCACCGTCGTCGACATGGCCACGCTCACGCGAACCGTGCTGCCCACCCCCGACGGCTATGACTCGGCGGAGGCACCCGACATCTCCCCCGACGGCAGCCAGATCGTCTTCACCGCCGTCAAGGACTACGCGGCCGAGCTCTGGGTGATGAACATCGACGGCACCGGCGCCCATCGGATCACCGCCTTCTGGGACGGCCGGTACAACCCGCGGGACGAGCCGGCGTGGATGCCGGACGGGACACACGTCGTCTTCCCCGCCTACGATTCCCAGGCCGGTGTGAACAAGCTGTTCGAGGTGGGCGTGGCGGGCGGCGCCGCACCCGAGCCGCTGCCGGTCGACGGTGACGTCTCCACGGTGGACAACCTCTCGGTGGCCCCTGACGGGACCATCGCGTACGTGACTTCGCCGGCCTCGAGCGGCTACGACGTCTGGCTGCGTGAACCGGACGGCGAGCGACACCTTCTGGTTCGGTCGGCGCGGGATCCGGCCTTCTCCGCGGACGGCAGCAAGATCTACCTCGCCAAGGGGGGAGAGGCCGACCAGATCTACAGCGCCACGCGCGACGGTGTGCTGACCCAGGTCACCACTGACCCGCACACACACGGCGCCCCGGCGCCGTCCCCCGACGACCAGGCCGTGGCGTACCGCAAGGTCTCCGACTGCCCCCGCGTGTACGTGCTGCGTGCCGGCGTCGAGACACGCGTGAGCGGCGAGACCGAGTGCATGTCGGGCCTGTCCATCGACTGGCGCTGA